Proteins encoded together in one Defluviitalea raffinosedens window:
- a CDS encoding nucleotidyltransferase, whose protein sequence is MKIVGLITEYNPFHNGHLYHLQKSKEATGAQYTIVVMSGNYVQRGEPAIVDKWTRTKMALICGADLVIELPVVYATASAEFFAFGAVSILHNSGIVDSICFGSEHGDLMLLSQIANFLYDESEDFQKNLKIFLSQGFPFPTARTKALFSLLSQNNSLKKSEDELKEFLTSPNNILGIEYIKALKNLGSSIKPYTIQRKGASYHSKDIESSIASATAIRNAFKNESVHDLSQAMPKECFDLFMRTVDSGTAPIYFDDFSPDLQYILRTTTQENLRSIREISEGLENRIIEYASGNFLISELTKAVKTKRYTLTRIQRALMNVILQISSKDFWTFQNNGGPQYIRILGFRESARPLLKKLKQRSSLPVVSNFKKSYYKLDGLPKKMLEIESMATDLYRLHTPNPSQRLIGTEFSTPLIILEQ, encoded by the coding sequence TTATGTACAACGAGGTGAACCGGCAATCGTTGATAAATGGACCAGAACCAAAATGGCTTTAATATGTGGTGCTGACCTGGTTATTGAACTGCCGGTTGTATATGCAACTGCCAGCGCAGAATTCTTTGCATTTGGCGCTGTATCCATCCTTCATAATTCTGGCATTGTAGATTCCATTTGCTTTGGAAGTGAACATGGAGATTTAATGTTATTGTCACAAATAGCTAATTTTTTATACGATGAATCTGAGGATTTTCAAAAAAATCTCAAGATCTTTTTGTCTCAGGGCTTTCCTTTTCCAACGGCAAGAACCAAAGCTTTATTTAGTCTTTTAAGTCAAAATAATTCCCTTAAAAAAAGTGAGGATGAATTAAAAGAATTCTTAACCTCTCCGAATAACATTTTAGGAATTGAATATATTAAGGCACTCAAAAATCTGGGCAGCTCGATTAAACCTTACACCATTCAGCGAAAAGGCGCTTCGTATCATTCAAAAGACATTGAGTCTTCTATTGCATCGGCAACAGCCATCAGAAATGCTTTTAAAAATGAATCTGTTCATGACTTAAGTCAAGCTATGCCTAAAGAATGTTTTGATTTATTTATGAGAACTGTAGATTCTGGGACAGCCCCCATTTACTTTGATGATTTTTCACCAGACCTTCAGTATATACTGAGAACGACAACTCAGGAAAATTTACGTAGTATTAGAGAAATCTCTGAGGGATTGGAAAATAGAATTATAGAATATGCTTCTGGCAATTTCTTAATCAGTGAACTCACTAAAGCTGTCAAAACAAAAAGATATACTCTGACCAGAATTCAAAGAGCCCTAATGAATGTTATTCTTCAAATCTCTTCCAAAGATTTCTGGACATTTCAAAATAACGGAGGCCCTCAATACATACGAATATTAGGCTTTAGGGAAAGTGCACGTCCATTATTAAAAAAATTAAAACAGCGCTCCAGTCTTCCTGTTGTTTCAAATTTTAAAAAATCTTATTATAAACTGGATGGACTTCCTAAGAAAATGCTTGAAATAGAATCCATGGCTACAGATCTATACAGGCTTCATACACCTAATCCTTCCCAAAGATTAATTGGAACGGAATTTTCTACTCCATTAATTATTTTGGAGCAATAA
- the ylbJ gene encoding sporulation integral membrane protein YlbJ: MGSTKNALKRSKLFFIAIVIFTVGGIILFPQEVFNASKKGLLLWFNTVFPSLFPFMIGTYLLIELGIVRFIGVLFEPIMRPLFNVPGVGAFAWIMGLTSGYPVGAKITADLRAKGQITQVEAQRLIAFSNNSGPLFILGAVSVGMLSNPEVGMFLLGIHYLSSLSVGLLFRFYKREATCKSNSYKHLFKRAIEQLIQDQKMQSKKIGFILKESIIHSMDLVTQIGGFIILFSVVAELLKIFSIMDLLSKLLHPVFLFLGFDKSLINGWILAIIEITNGINMMGSSSTPLIQQLILINSVIAWGGISILMQTVSVISHSDINVSVYALAKFIQAIFAMIYTMLLYPQIKNFQTYSVFNTFQYFHPHNPLLQTWTYVCSSLCILFIILNFIIRKKACNKRTHY; the protein is encoded by the coding sequence ATGGGATCTACAAAAAATGCTTTAAAAAGGTCTAAGCTTTTTTTTATTGCTATTGTAATTTTTACTGTTGGAGGAATTATTCTTTTTCCTCAAGAAGTATTTAATGCTTCAAAAAAAGGACTCTTGCTGTGGTTTAATACAGTATTTCCTTCTTTATTTCCCTTTATGATAGGTACTTATTTGCTGATTGAATTAGGGATCGTTCGTTTTATTGGAGTATTGTTTGAGCCCATTATGCGTCCTTTATTCAATGTTCCGGGAGTTGGAGCTTTTGCATGGATTATGGGGCTGACCTCAGGCTATCCAGTGGGTGCTAAAATTACAGCCGATTTACGGGCTAAAGGACAAATCACTCAAGTAGAGGCCCAACGCCTAATTGCTTTTTCAAATAACAGCGGCCCCCTGTTTATCTTAGGAGCCGTATCCGTAGGGATGTTGTCCAATCCTGAGGTAGGAATGTTTCTTTTAGGAATCCATTATTTGTCTTCTCTTTCAGTAGGTCTTTTGTTTAGATTTTACAAAAGAGAGGCTACATGTAAAAGCAATAGCTATAAACATCTTTTTAAAAGAGCCATAGAACAGCTTATTCAAGATCAAAAAATGCAATCTAAAAAAATAGGTTTTATTTTAAAAGAAAGCATTATTCATTCTATGGATTTAGTTACTCAAATAGGGGGATTTATTATATTATTTTCTGTAGTGGCCGAATTGTTAAAAATTTTTTCTATAATGGATTTGCTTAGCAAATTATTGCATCCGGTTTTCTTATTTTTAGGTTTTGACAAAAGCTTAATAAATGGGTGGATTCTTGCAATCATAGAAATAACAAATGGAATAAATATGATGGGTTCATCCTCTACACCCTTGATTCAACAATTGATTTTAATCAACTCAGTCATAGCATGGGGAGGTATATCCATCCTGATGCAAACTGTCAGTGTCATCAGTCATTCAGATATCAATGTTTCAGTATATGCTTTGGCCAAATTCATCCAAGCCATTTTCGCTATGATCTATACGATGCTTCTGTACCCCCAGATTAAAAATTTTCAAACCTATTCAGTTTTTAATACTTTTCAATACTTTCATCCGCACAATCCTTTATTGCAAACTTGGACCTACGTTTGCAGCAGTTTATGTATTTTATTCATCATACTAAACTTTATTATAAGAAAAAAAGCGTGCAATAAACGCACGCATTACTAA